Proteins found in one Ammospiza nelsoni isolate bAmmNel1 chromosome 15, bAmmNel1.pri, whole genome shotgun sequence genomic segment:
- the RAP2C gene encoding ras-related protein Rap-2c yields MREYKVVVLGSGGVGKSALTVQFVTGTFIEKYDPTIEDFYRKEIEVDSSPSVLEILDTAGTEQFASMRDLYIKNGQGFILVYSLVNQQSFQDIKPMRDQIVRVKRYEKVPLILVGNKVDLESEREVPSAEGRALAQEWGCPFMETSAKSKTMVDELFAEIVRQMNYASLPEKQDQCCTTCIVQ; encoded by the exons ATGCGGGAGTACaaggtggtggtgctgggcagcGGGGGGGTGGGGAAGTCCGCCCTGACGGTGCAGTTCGTCACCGGGACCTTCATCGAGAAGTACGACCCCACCATTGAGGACTTCTACCGCAAGGAGATCGAGGTGGACTCGTCCCCCTCGGTGCTGGAGATCCTGGACACGGCGGGCACCGAGCAGTTCGCCTCCATGCGCGACCTCTACATCAAGAACGGGCAGGGATTCATCCTCGTCTACAGCCTGGTGAACCAGCAGTCCTTCCAG GACATCAAGCCCATGAGGGACCAGATTGTCCGGGTGAAGAGATACGAGAAAGTTCCTCTGATCCTGGTGGGGAATAAAGTGGATCTGGAGTCGGAGAGGGAAGTCCCGTCTGCAgaaggcagagccctggctcaGGAGTGGGGCTGTCCCTTCATGGAGACGTCAGCCAAGAGCAAAACGATGGTGGATGAACTGTTTGCTGAGATCGTCAGGCAAATGAACTATGCCTCCCTGCCTGAAAAACAAGATCAATGTTGTACAACTTGCATCGTCCAGTGA